In Calditrichota bacterium, one DNA window encodes the following:
- the hslV gene encoding ATP-dependent protease subunit HslV — MEQLYATTILGIRTDKGVAIGGDGQVTFGNTVMKATARKVRKMYNDTILAGFAGAAADAFTLFEKFEARLSEYRGNLYRSAVELAKEWRTDKYLRRLEAMLAVLDKEHALIISGTGDVIEPDDMIIAIGSGGPYALAAARALRNHTNLNAEELVREALTLASEICIYTNSNIVIETL, encoded by the coding sequence TTGGAACAGCTCTACGCAACAACAATTTTAGGCATTCGAACAGATAAAGGCGTGGCTATTGGCGGGGACGGGCAGGTTACGTTTGGAAACACCGTGATGAAGGCAACGGCCCGAAAGGTACGAAAAATGTACAACGATACGATTCTGGCAGGGTTTGCCGGAGCGGCGGCGGACGCCTTTACGCTTTTTGAAAAATTTGAAGCCAGACTTTCGGAATATCGGGGAAACCTCTACCGGTCGGCGGTGGAATTAGCGAAGGAATGGCGAACGGATAAGTACCTGCGCCGTCTGGAGGCTATGCTGGCGGTTCTGGACAAGGAACATGCGCTCATTATTTCGGGAACGGGCGACGTGATTGAGCCCGACGACATGATTATTGCCATTGGCTCAGGCGGCCCGTATGCCCTGGCCGCGGCCCGCGCCTTGCGAAATCACACAAACTTAAATGCGGAAGAATTGGTACGCGAGGCCTTAACCCTTGCTTCTGAAATCTGCATTTACACCAACTCAAACATTGTGATCGAAACCCTTTAA
- the hslU gene encoding ATP-dependent protease ATPase subunit HslU, which translates to MKELTPREIVNELDKYIIGQDKAKKSVAIALRNRWRRLQVTNELREEIMPNNIIMIGPTGVGKTEIARRLAKLAGAPFIKVEASKFTEVGYVGRDVESMIRDLVDFAVNMVKAERTEEVQPKARQIAEERLLDLLLPPIRRKQEDREFEVGEEVEIQEMREKNREKLRNLLKEGKLKDRVVELEIPKSQNPMMQIISPVGVEEMGFNFQDLLGGMMPKKVKRRKMTVDEAEEYLTQEEAQKLIDMDDVIKQAIDRVENSGIVFLDEIDKIAGGKSSAGPDVSREGVQRDLLPVVEGTNVITKYGMVKTDHILFIASGAFHVSKPSDLIPELQGRFPIRVELESLTEEDFVRILTEPQNALIKQYTALLSTEGVSLSFTKDAIKEIAHIASEVNDRTENIGARRLHTIMTTLLEDILFNVPNVKEKEIKIDKKQVHATLDEIVENEDLSRYIL; encoded by the coding sequence ATGAAAGAATTAACCCCTCGAGAAATTGTAAATGAACTGGACAAATATATCATTGGGCAGGACAAAGCTAAGAAGTCGGTTGCTATTGCCTTGCGAAACCGCTGGCGCCGGCTGCAGGTAACGAATGAGCTTCGGGAAGAGATCATGCCGAACAACATTATTATGATCGGCCCGACCGGTGTCGGAAAAACAGAAATCGCCCGGCGTCTGGCGAAATTGGCCGGAGCTCCGTTTATTAAAGTGGAAGCCTCGAAATTTACGGAAGTGGGGTACGTGGGACGCGATGTGGAATCGATGATTCGCGATCTGGTCGATTTCGCCGTCAATATGGTAAAAGCCGAACGCACCGAAGAAGTCCAGCCAAAAGCCCGGCAAATTGCCGAGGAACGCCTGTTGGACCTCCTGTTACCGCCCATTCGCCGAAAACAGGAAGATCGGGAATTTGAAGTGGGGGAGGAAGTTGAAATTCAAGAAATGCGCGAAAAAAACCGGGAAAAACTGCGCAATCTCCTAAAAGAGGGAAAACTGAAGGACCGGGTTGTGGAACTGGAAATTCCAAAATCTCAAAACCCCATGATGCAGATTATCTCGCCCGTGGGCGTGGAGGAAATGGGATTTAATTTCCAGGATCTCCTGGGGGGAATGATGCCCAAAAAGGTCAAAAGGCGAAAAATGACCGTTGACGAAGCTGAAGAGTACCTCACGCAGGAAGAGGCCCAAAAGCTCATCGATATGGACGATGTGATTAAGCAGGCCATCGACCGGGTGGAAAATTCAGGAATCGTTTTCCTGGATGAGATTGATAAAATTGCGGGAGGAAAATCCTCCGCCGGCCCGGATGTGTCCAGAGAAGGCGTTCAGCGCGACCTGTTGCCGGTGGTGGAAGGCACCAACGTCATTACCAAATACGGAATGGTGAAAACGGATCACATCTTGTTTATTGCTTCCGGGGCGTTTCACGTGTCCAAGCCGTCTGACCTGATTCCGGAATTGCAGGGACGTTTTCCCATTCGTGTGGAGTTGGAAAGCCTGACGGAAGAGGATTTCGTGAGAATCCTGACGGAACCCCAGAATGCACTGATTAAACAGTACACGGCTCTGCTATCGACTGAGGGTGTTTCGCTGAGTTTTACGAAAGATGCCATTAAGGAGATTGCCCACATTGCATCGGAAGTAAATGACCGGACAGAAAATATCGGAGCCCGACGGCTTCATACCATTATGACCACATTGCTGGAAGACATTCT